One Amorphoplanes digitatis genomic window carries:
- a CDS encoding LacI family DNA-binding transcriptional regulator translates to MNDVARTAGVSLKTVSRVVNGETTVDPTLVARVRAAVAALNYRRHLGASMLRRMDRRTGTIGLLIDDVGNPFSAALHRAVEDAARARGVHVLAGSLDGDPDRERELVRAFARRHADGLILAPAGADQGYLAAELPPDIPIVFVERPAAGFAGDAVLAGDASGALRAVRHLIGHGHRRIAYLGDPATHERREGYLTALEALGLHPVMIDGLRGSQAAEAATRSLLGRARPPTALFTGRNLITIGAVRALHGLGRHLDAALVGFDDFPLADLLEPAVTVVAQDPAAMGGAAARALFERIDGYAEEPREISVATTLIPRGSGEMPPTGS, encoded by the coding sequence ATGAACGACGTCGCCCGGACCGCCGGGGTCAGCCTCAAGACCGTCTCCCGGGTCGTGAACGGCGAGACCACCGTCGACCCCACTCTGGTCGCGCGGGTCCGCGCCGCGGTCGCCGCGCTGAACTACCGCCGGCACCTCGGCGCGAGCATGCTGCGCCGCATGGACCGGCGGACCGGGACCATCGGGCTGTTGATCGACGACGTCGGCAACCCGTTCTCCGCCGCCCTGCACCGGGCGGTCGAGGACGCGGCCCGCGCGCGCGGCGTACACGTGCTGGCCGGCAGCCTCGACGGGGATCCCGACCGCGAGCGCGAGCTGGTCCGGGCCTTCGCGCGGCGGCACGCCGACGGCCTGATCCTCGCGCCGGCCGGCGCGGACCAGGGCTATCTCGCCGCGGAGCTGCCGCCGGACATCCCGATCGTGTTCGTGGAGCGGCCGGCCGCCGGATTCGCCGGCGACGCGGTGCTGGCCGGCGACGCCTCCGGCGCGCTGCGGGCCGTCCGGCACCTGATCGGGCACGGGCATCGCCGCATCGCGTACCTCGGAGACCCGGCGACCCACGAGCGCCGCGAGGGCTACCTCACCGCGCTCGAAGCCCTCGGGCTGCACCCGGTCATGATCGACGGACTGCGCGGTTCACAGGCCGCCGAGGCGGCCACCCGGAGCCTGCTCGGGCGCGCGCGGCCGCCGACCGCCCTGTTCACCGGCCGGAATCTGATCACCATCGGCGCCGTGCGGGCGCTGCACGGGCTCGGCCGGCACCTCGACGCGGCCCTCGTCGGCTTCGACGACTTCCCCCTGGCCGACCTGCTCGAACCCGCGGTCACGGTTGTCGCGCAGGACCCGGCCGCGATGGGCGGCGCGGCGGCTCGGGCGCTCTTCGAGCGCATCGACGGGTACGCGGAGGAGCCGCGCGAGATCAGCGTGGCGACGACGCTGATCCCGCGCGGCTCCGGAGAAATGCCCCCTACGGGAAGTTGA
- a CDS encoding discoidin domain-containing protein: MVIPDLSAVPERRTRTGWRLAATGALVAVVVAGFGAVTALSASAAETLLSQGKPATASSSENPGVFPATAAVDGDAGTRWSSAFADPQWLQVDLGADSAITRVELNWEAAFARTFRIQTSTNGSTWTDATAATAGVAGVQSLAVSATARYVRMYGTERATQYGYSLWEFKIFGGTTTPTTPPTGPTVPGGGSLGANVIVFDPSMSSASIQSQADTIFRQQESNQFGLQRYVLAFKPGTYNGLNIQVGFYTSVLGLGQNPQDTRINGDITVDAGWFQGNATQNFWRSVENLSVYPVSGANRWAVSQAAPFRRMDIHGDLNLAPAGYGWASGGYIADSRISGSEQQYSQQQWFTRNSTIGSSLNAVWNQTFVGVQGAPASSFPNPPYTTIGTTPVIREKPYLYQAGGAYQVFVPNLQTNAAGVTWANGNTPGTAIPLTQFYVAKPGDSAATINNALAQGLNLLFQPGVYHVSQTINVNRANTVVLGLGYATIIPDGGVTPMQVADVDGVKIAGLLFDAGTTNSANLLVIGPNGSSASHAANPTTVQDVFFRIGGSIAGKATNSLLVNSNNTIIDHIWAWRADHGNAGTYGWTVNTADSGLIVNGQNVTGYGLFVEHYQKYEVIWNGNGGRTYFLQNEQPYDPPNNATWRTGANGYAAYKVADSVTSHEAWAMGSYCYFNVNPQVHSDRGFEVPVNSGVRLHNIFTVSLGGNGVIDHVVNNTGGPAQGTATVPVNVVNFP; encoded by the coding sequence ATGGTCATCCCCGATCTCTCCGCCGTCCCCGAAAGACGAACCCGCACCGGATGGCGCCTGGCCGCCACCGGCGCCCTGGTCGCCGTCGTCGTCGCGGGCTTCGGCGCGGTCACCGCGCTGAGCGCCTCGGCCGCCGAGACCCTGCTGTCGCAGGGCAAGCCGGCGACCGCCTCGTCGTCGGAGAACCCCGGAGTGTTCCCGGCCACCGCCGCGGTGGACGGCGACGCCGGCACCCGCTGGTCCTCGGCCTTCGCCGACCCGCAGTGGCTACAGGTCGACCTCGGCGCCGACTCGGCCATCACCCGGGTCGAGCTGAACTGGGAGGCGGCGTTCGCCAGGACCTTCCGGATTCAGACCTCCACGAACGGCAGCACCTGGACCGACGCGACCGCGGCCACCGCGGGCGTCGCCGGCGTGCAGAGCCTCGCGGTCTCGGCAACCGCCCGCTACGTGCGGATGTACGGCACCGAACGGGCCACCCAGTACGGCTACTCACTCTGGGAGTTCAAGATCTTCGGCGGCACCACCACCCCGACGACGCCCCCGACCGGACCGACCGTGCCCGGCGGCGGCAGCCTCGGCGCGAACGTGATCGTCTTCGACCCGTCGATGTCGAGCGCCTCGATCCAGAGCCAGGCCGACACAATCTTCCGGCAGCAGGAGTCGAACCAGTTCGGCCTCCAGCGCTACGTGCTCGCGTTCAAGCCGGGCACCTACAACGGCCTGAACATCCAGGTCGGCTTCTACACCTCGGTGCTCGGCCTCGGCCAGAACCCGCAGGACACCCGGATCAACGGCGACATCACCGTCGACGCGGGCTGGTTCCAGGGCAACGCCACCCAGAACTTCTGGCGCTCGGTCGAGAACCTGTCGGTCTACCCGGTCTCCGGCGCCAACCGCTGGGCCGTCTCGCAGGCCGCGCCGTTCCGCCGGATGGACATTCACGGCGACCTCAACCTCGCGCCGGCCGGCTACGGCTGGGCGTCCGGCGGCTACATCGCCGACTCGCGGATCAGCGGCTCCGAGCAGCAGTACTCGCAGCAGCAGTGGTTCACCCGCAACAGCACCATCGGCTCGAGCCTGAACGCGGTATGGAACCAGACGTTCGTCGGGGTGCAGGGCGCGCCGGCGTCGAGCTTCCCGAACCCGCCGTACACCACGATCGGCACCACGCCGGTCATCCGGGAGAAGCCGTACCTGTACCAGGCCGGCGGCGCGTACCAGGTGTTCGTGCCGAACCTCCAGACCAACGCGGCCGGCGTGACCTGGGCCAACGGCAACACCCCGGGCACGGCGATCCCGCTGACGCAGTTCTACGTCGCCAAGCCGGGCGACAGCGCCGCGACGATCAACAACGCCCTCGCGCAGGGCCTCAACCTGCTGTTCCAGCCGGGCGTCTACCACGTCAGCCAGACGATCAACGTGAACCGGGCGAACACCGTGGTGCTCGGCCTCGGCTACGCCACGATCATCCCGGACGGCGGCGTCACGCCGATGCAGGTCGCCGACGTGGACGGCGTGAAGATCGCCGGCCTGCTCTTCGACGCGGGCACGACAAACTCGGCGAACCTGCTGGTGATCGGCCCGAACGGCTCCTCGGCGAGCCACGCCGCGAACCCGACGACGGTCCAGGACGTCTTCTTCCGGATCGGCGGCTCGATCGCGGGCAAGGCCACCAACAGCCTGCTGGTGAACAGCAACAACACGATCATCGACCACATCTGGGCCTGGCGCGCCGACCACGGCAACGCCGGCACCTACGGCTGGACTGTCAACACCGCGGACAGCGGCCTGATCGTCAACGGCCAGAACGTCACCGGGTACGGCCTGTTCGTCGAGCATTACCAGAAGTACGAGGTGATCTGGAACGGCAACGGGGGCCGCACGTACTTCCTCCAGAACGAGCAGCCGTACGACCCGCCGAACAACGCCACCTGGCGCACCGGCGCCAACGGGTACGCGGCGTACAAGGTCGCCGACAGCGTGACCAGCCACGAGGCCTGGGCGATGGGCAGCTACTGCTACTTCAACGTCAACCCGCAGGTGCACTCGGACCGTGGCTTCGAGGTCCCGGTCAACTCCGGGGTGCGGCTGCACAACATCTTCACCGTGTCGCTGGGCGGCAACGGGGTCATCGACCACGTCGTCAACAACACCGGCGGCCCCGCGCAGGGGACGGCGACGGTGCCGGTCAACGTCGTCAACTTCCCGTAG
- a CDS encoding glycine hydroxymethyltransferase — protein MSALNAESTAFRSALEAVRAVEPRIADAIAKELTDQRESLKLIASENYASPAVLLAMGNWLSDKYAEGTIGRRFYAGCQNVDTVETVAVEHAKALFNAPYAYVQPHSGIDANLVAYWAILADRVEAPALAKVQKRNVNDMTDAEWAELRAAFGNQRMLGMSLDAGGHLTHGFRPNISGKMFDQRSYGVDPATGQIDYAALRASAKEFRPLVIVGGYSAYPRKVNFRIMREIADEVGATFMVDMAHFAGLVAGKVFTGDFDPIPNAHIVTTTTHKSLRGPRGGAVFCQPELSDQVDRGCPMVLGGPLSHVMAAKAIAFAEARRPEFADYAQRIVDNSQALAAGLTSRGATVVSGGTDNHLVLIDVDKYGLTGRQAEQALLDSGIVTNRNSIPQDPNGAWYTSGIRIGTPALTTRGLGTAEMDQIAELMHTVLSSTKAGASKAKFNLDSAVSDRISKQATELLADFPLYPSVDLG, from the coding sequence ATGTCCGCACTGAATGCCGAGTCGACCGCTTTCCGTTCCGCCCTCGAGGCGGTACGCGCCGTTGAGCCCCGCATCGCCGACGCGATCGCCAAGGAGCTCACGGACCAGCGCGAGTCCCTCAAACTGATCGCGTCCGAGAACTACGCCTCTCCCGCCGTGCTGCTGGCCATGGGCAACTGGCTCAGCGACAAGTACGCGGAGGGCACCATCGGCCGCCGCTTCTACGCCGGCTGCCAGAACGTCGACACCGTCGAGACCGTCGCGGTCGAGCACGCCAAGGCCCTGTTCAACGCGCCGTACGCGTACGTGCAGCCGCACTCCGGCATCGACGCCAACCTGGTCGCGTACTGGGCGATCCTCGCCGACCGGGTCGAGGCGCCGGCGCTGGCCAAGGTGCAGAAGCGCAACGTCAACGACATGACCGACGCCGAGTGGGCCGAGCTGCGGGCCGCGTTCGGCAACCAGCGCATGCTCGGCATGTCGCTCGACGCCGGCGGGCACCTCACCCACGGCTTCCGACCCAACATCTCGGGCAAGATGTTCGACCAGCGCAGCTACGGCGTCGACCCGGCCACCGGCCAGATCGACTACGCGGCGCTGCGCGCCTCGGCCAAGGAGTTCCGGCCGCTGGTCATCGTCGGCGGCTACTCGGCGTACCCCCGCAAGGTGAACTTCCGCATCATGCGGGAGATCGCCGACGAGGTCGGCGCGACGTTCATGGTCGACATGGCGCACTTCGCGGGCCTGGTCGCCGGCAAGGTCTTCACCGGCGACTTCGACCCGATCCCGAACGCGCACATCGTCACCACGACGACGCACAAGAGCCTGCGCGGGCCCCGCGGCGGCGCGGTCTTCTGCCAGCCGGAGCTCTCCGACCAGGTCGACCGCGGCTGCCCGATGGTCCTCGGCGGCCCGCTCTCGCACGTGATGGCGGCCAAGGCGATCGCGTTCGCCGAGGCCCGCCGCCCCGAGTTCGCCGACTACGCGCAGCGCATCGTCGACAACTCCCAGGCGCTCGCGGCCGGCCTGACCAGCCGTGGCGCCACGGTCGTCAGCGGCGGCACCGACAACCACCTGGTCCTGATCGACGTCGACAAGTACGGCCTGACCGGCCGCCAGGCGGAGCAGGCGCTGCTCGACTCGGGCATCGTCACGAACCGCAACTCGATCCCGCAGGACCCGAACGGCGCCTGGTACACCTCCGGCATCCGCATCGGCACGCCGGCGCTGACCACCCGCGGCCTCGGCACGGCGGAGATGGATCAGATCGCCGAGCTCATGCACACGGTGCTGAGCAGCACGAAGGCCGGCGCGTCGAAGGCGAAGTTCAACCTGGACTCCGCGGTGTCCGACCGCATCTCGAAGCAGGCGACCGAGCTGCTCGCGGACTTCCCGCTCTACCCGAGCGTCGACCTCGGCTGA
- a CDS encoding discoidin domain-containing protein: MLALSRRQLLALAGVGGISGALTLPERASAATPDPVADRYREVLHAHTRWVEEQWDTGIGAYRAADFCFVSVLGNAVLLRMEDYDPRLADVDAPTLKAKTLATIQRYAATNRLAGGAEWGRRLFWDSTFELYFILAARLLWDDLDEQTRVNVDKIAAGQASYAYGLGSDDDPLSDGWSPHGTTGGWTGDTRLEEMGVYAQALAPGLAWAAPSDEAADGWRERFLLWATNASGLPVADRANPAVLDGERIDQRNTAHNLHDAFIVENHGSVNPHYQAELWRMAGRAAIHFLVAGRPLPQVLTAAPNGEQLWATLRLLASDAGEPVMPMVADRYHLYGRDVLPLAFLAQVQGDRDAARAEADLAERLMPYLRYEPKYRLTKFSGEEKYEPEARAELAISYLFHRLRTRPVQPVGRAEFFRRASGTRDFGKEIGLVAHQSERAFAGAVTKAGFVNFLWQPGHDNWLIDTRAPAFLPAGSRPTASWTRAYQRNRDGLDATATVLALDGDHAAGFVTLPTGTVVYASTGLPGEGRLTLFNLDMPGVSGLSGKRGFTTPDGAAVLGDQGEAGVTFSPRDARWVRMLGREPGTEFGYSIFTFAVLDTRGADLAQGAMPTASSEDIWNPARNATDGNPETRWAVAREERGRVDSWLAVDLGSAVKVAGVRIDWEAAYGKGFVIQTSTDGLTWTDAAAVPETRSASGWVGIDGRAGIVTHGTSREIVVSAGAVSAPAPIIEGYPGGTTNLAAAAARTLPTAEGLLISDADGYLSVFNLTPERVEAVVGLPSGRRLYRGTQIARGKGLQWATSLAGGTALVEPPRFLLDEPAPDGTRFEARDSNHLKITAPGRRRVDLTIRAGSWSTRVRLRAGRSRSLVVPGFPVTPTADLARGRVTFPTSPLPAGMNPPARAVDGDPRTTWRPGGSGRMVVDLGAVVAVADTRLTWTRGRRRKWRIEASEDGLTYSALGERARYLAVAVEGWRPGDAELIEFAAF; the protein is encoded by the coding sequence TTGCTCGCACTGTCCCGCCGCCAGCTGCTCGCGCTGGCGGGCGTCGGCGGTATCAGTGGTGCCCTCACCCTGCCCGAACGCGCCTCCGCAGCCACGCCGGACCCGGTCGCCGACCGCTACCGCGAGGTGCTGCACGCGCATACCCGCTGGGTGGAGGAGCAGTGGGACACCGGGATCGGCGCCTACCGCGCCGCCGACTTCTGCTTCGTCTCCGTCCTCGGCAACGCGGTCCTGCTCCGGATGGAGGACTACGACCCGCGGCTCGCCGACGTCGACGCGCCGACCCTGAAGGCCAAGACGCTCGCCACGATCCAGCGCTACGCCGCCACCAACCGGCTGGCCGGCGGCGCCGAGTGGGGCCGCCGCCTCTTCTGGGACTCCACCTTCGAGCTGTACTTCATCCTCGCCGCCCGGCTGCTCTGGGACGACCTGGACGAGCAGACCCGCGTCAACGTCGACAAGATCGCGGCGGGCCAGGCGTCGTACGCGTACGGCCTGGGCTCCGACGACGATCCGCTCAGCGACGGCTGGTCACCGCACGGCACGACCGGCGGCTGGACCGGCGACACCCGGCTGGAGGAGATGGGCGTCTACGCGCAGGCCCTCGCGCCCGGCCTCGCCTGGGCCGCACCCTCCGACGAGGCAGCCGACGGGTGGCGGGAGCGCTTCCTGCTGTGGGCGACGAACGCGAGCGGGCTGCCGGTCGCCGACCGCGCCAACCCCGCCGTCCTCGACGGCGAGCGGATCGACCAGCGGAACACCGCGCACAACCTCCACGACGCCTTCATCGTGGAGAACCACGGGTCGGTCAACCCGCACTACCAGGCCGAACTCTGGCGGATGGCCGGCCGCGCGGCGATCCACTTCCTGGTCGCCGGCCGCCCGCTGCCGCAGGTGCTCACCGCCGCGCCGAACGGCGAGCAGCTGTGGGCGACGCTGCGGCTGCTGGCCAGCGACGCGGGCGAGCCGGTCATGCCGATGGTCGCGGACCGCTACCACCTGTACGGCCGGGACGTCCTCCCGCTCGCGTTCCTCGCACAGGTGCAGGGCGACCGCGACGCCGCCCGCGCCGAGGCGGACCTGGCCGAGCGCCTGATGCCCTACCTGCGGTACGAGCCGAAGTACCGGCTGACGAAGTTCAGCGGCGAGGAGAAGTACGAGCCCGAGGCCCGCGCCGAGCTGGCCATCTCCTACCTGTTCCACCGCCTGCGCACGCGCCCGGTCCAGCCGGTCGGCCGGGCCGAGTTCTTCCGCCGGGCCAGCGGCACCCGGGACTTCGGCAAGGAGATCGGGCTGGTCGCGCACCAGTCCGAGCGCGCGTTCGCGGGCGCGGTCACCAAGGCCGGCTTCGTGAACTTCCTGTGGCAGCCCGGGCACGACAACTGGCTGATCGACACCCGGGCACCGGCCTTCCTGCCGGCCGGCAGCCGGCCGACAGCGAGCTGGACCCGGGCGTACCAGCGCAACCGCGACGGCCTGGACGCGACCGCGACCGTGCTCGCCTTGGACGGTGACCACGCCGCGGGCTTCGTCACCCTGCCCACCGGCACTGTCGTCTACGCGAGCACCGGCCTGCCCGGCGAGGGCCGCCTCACCCTCTTCAACCTCGACATGCCCGGGGTGTCCGGCCTGTCCGGCAAGCGCGGCTTCACCACGCCGGACGGCGCCGCGGTGCTCGGCGACCAGGGCGAGGCGGGCGTCACCTTCAGCCCGCGCGACGCCCGCTGGGTGCGGATGCTCGGCCGCGAGCCCGGCACCGAGTTCGGCTACTCGATCTTCACCTTCGCCGTGCTCGACACCAGGGGCGCCGACCTGGCGCAGGGCGCGATGCCGACGGCCTCCTCCGAGGACATCTGGAATCCGGCGCGCAACGCCACCGACGGCAATCCGGAGACCCGCTGGGCGGTCGCCCGCGAGGAGCGCGGCCGGGTCGACAGCTGGCTCGCGGTCGACCTCGGCTCCGCCGTGAAGGTGGCCGGCGTGCGGATCGACTGGGAGGCCGCGTACGGCAAGGGTTTCGTGATCCAGACCTCGACCGACGGTCTGACCTGGACCGACGCGGCCGCCGTTCCCGAGACCCGGTCCGCATCCGGCTGGGTCGGCATCGACGGCCGGGCCGGCATCGTCACGCACGGCACGTCCCGCGAGATCGTGGTGAGCGCGGGCGCCGTGTCCGCGCCGGCGCCCATCATCGAGGGTTACCCGGGCGGCACGACGAACCTGGCCGCGGCCGCCGCCCGCACCCTGCCCACCGCCGAGGGCCTGCTGATCAGCGACGCCGACGGCTACCTCAGCGTCTTCAACCTCACGCCCGAACGGGTGGAGGCCGTCGTCGGCCTCCCGTCCGGCCGCCGCCTCTACCGCGGCACCCAGATCGCCCGCGGCAAGGGACTCCAGTGGGCGACGAGCCTGGCGGGCGGCACGGCGCTGGTCGAACCGCCGCGCTTCCTGCTCGACGAGCCGGCACCGGACGGCACCCGGTTCGAGGCGCGGGACTCGAACCACCTCAAGATCACCGCGCCGGGCCGGCGCCGGGTCGACCTGACGATCCGGGCCGGTTCCTGGTCCACCCGGGTGCGGCTGCGGGCCGGCCGATCCCGCAGCCTGGTCGTGCCGGGCTTCCCGGTGACGCCGACCGCCGACCTGGCCCGCGGCCGCGTCACCTTCCCGACCTCGCCGCTGCCCGCCGGCATGAACCCGCCCGCCCGCGCGGTCGACGGCGACCCCCGCACGACCTGGCGGCCGGGCGGGTCCGGCCGGATGGTGGTGGACCTCGGCGCGGTCGTCGCGGTCGCCGACACCCGCCTGACCTGGACCAGGGGGCGCCGCAGGAAGTGGCGCATCGAGGCCTCCGAAGACGGCCTGACCTACTCCGCTCTCGGCGAGCGGGCCCGCTATCTGGCGGTGGCGGTCGAGGGCTGGCGCCCCGGCGACGCGGAGCTGATCGAGTTCGCGGCGTTCTGA
- a CDS encoding copper resistance CopC family protein, whose amino-acid sequence MRLLRIVAAALAAALLAVLTAGPAWAHNALVEATPGKAAKLTTAPEEVRLRFLQKLDGDRTTIVVTDAGGREVPASAPKAEGKTGSITFPEALPNGVYTVTYGVVSQDGHPVQGKYSFTVNVAAPSTAPAAPSSPAAAPTTTAAAPIPVAQKEEKGGSSWLPIVAVIGVIALVGAVGAALLRRRRP is encoded by the coding sequence ATGCGTCTCCTTCGTATCGTCGCCGCGGCCCTGGCCGCGGCGCTTCTCGCCGTCCTGACCGCAGGCCCCGCGTGGGCACACAACGCGTTGGTGGAGGCGACGCCCGGCAAGGCCGCGAAGCTGACGACAGCACCGGAAGAGGTCCGGCTGAGGTTCCTCCAGAAGCTGGACGGTGACCGGACGACAATCGTGGTGACGGACGCCGGTGGACGCGAGGTGCCGGCCTCCGCGCCGAAGGCCGAGGGCAAGACGGGCTCGATCACGTTCCCGGAGGCCCTGCCGAACGGGGTCTACACCGTGACCTACGGCGTGGTCTCGCAGGACGGGCACCCGGTGCAGGGCAAGTACTCGTTCACCGTGAACGTGGCCGCGCCGTCGACCGCACCCGCGGCCCCGTCGTCGCCGGCCGCGGCGCCGACGACGACGGCCGCGGCTCCGATTCCGGTCGCCCAGAAGGAGGAGAAGGGCGGATCTTCCTGGCTGCCGATCGTCGCGGTAATCGGCGTCATTGCCCTGGTGGGAGCGGTCGGCGCCGCCTTGCTCCGACGCCGCCGCCCCTGA
- a CDS encoding RNA polymerase sigma factor SigF: MTVIQSTATRTKPALSTAPPESAADLLNAMAAMPAGHPSRASLRDRAIEAWLPLARHLAHRYSGRGEPTDDLIQTATVGLIKAVDKFDPDRGVDFAGYAIPTIIGEIKRHFRDRTWSVRVPRRLQELRLAITEANSTLTHTLGRSPTVADIATHLGVTEEDVLEGLEGARAYNATSLSTPISADGTTELGDTLGDTDHEFEIAETRVALGPALATLDEREQKILTLRFYGNLTQSQIADQIGISQMHVSRLLTKALTKLRGHLAGELL; this comes from the coding sequence ATGACTGTCATTCAGTCCACCGCGACGAGGACGAAGCCGGCGCTCAGCACGGCACCGCCGGAGAGCGCCGCCGACCTCTTGAACGCGATGGCCGCGATGCCGGCTGGTCACCCCTCCCGCGCGTCGCTGCGGGACCGGGCGATCGAGGCCTGGCTCCCACTCGCCCGCCACCTCGCCCACCGCTACTCCGGCCGCGGCGAACCCACCGACGACCTCATCCAGACCGCCACCGTCGGCCTCATCAAAGCCGTCGACAAGTTCGACCCCGACCGCGGCGTCGACTTCGCCGGCTACGCCATCCCCACCATCATCGGCGAGATCAAGCGCCACTTCCGCGACCGCACCTGGTCCGTACGCGTACCCCGCCGCCTCCAGGAACTGCGCCTGGCCATCACCGAAGCCAACAGCACCCTCACACACACCCTCGGCCGCTCACCCACCGTCGCCGACATCGCCACCCACCTCGGCGTCACCGAGGAAGACGTCCTGGAAGGCCTCGAAGGCGCCCGCGCCTACAACGCCACCAGCCTCTCCACCCCCATCAGCGCCGACGGCACCACCGAACTCGGCGACACCCTCGGCGACACCGACCACGAATTCGAGATCGCCGAGACCCGCGTCGCCCTCGGACCCGCCCTGGCCACCCTCGACGAACGCGAACAGAAGATCCTCACCCTGCGCTTCTACGGCAACCTCACCCAGTCCCAGATCGCCGACCAGATCGGCATCTCCCAGATGCACGTCAGCCGCCTGCTCACCAAGGCACTGACCAAGCTGCGCGGCCACCTGGCCGGCGAGCTGCTCTGA
- a CDS encoding alpha-amylase family protein, with the protein MSEPGWVEHAVWWQVYPLGFAGAYPAGGDGGGLGRITDWLDYAIELGASGILLGPVFASETHGYDTVDHLRIDPRLGDDADFDALIAAAHDRGLRVLLDGVFNHVGRGHAAFQAVLAQGADAPTARWFRATRPDGAGEPRYETFEGHDALVALNHLEPAVADYVAGVMTHWLRRGADGWRLDAAYAVPAEFWAGVLPRVRAEFPDAYVVGEVIHGDYGDFVARSTVDSVTQYELWKAVWSALNEGNFFELAWALDRHNTFLDTFVPQTFLGNHDVTRLASRLIDARHLPHALALLLTVGGTPSVYAGDEQGFTGVKEDREHGDDAVRPPFPARPDGLAPYGRPLYHLHQELIGLRRRHPWLHRARTSTVHLTNEQFAYEAAAGDHRLLVALNAGAAPAELPVPYGKNVLHGEAKLTEPGTAAATVALPAAGWAVLDRTPSAAAARAPG; encoded by the coding sequence GTGAGCGAGCCCGGCTGGGTGGAGCACGCCGTGTGGTGGCAGGTCTACCCGCTCGGCTTCGCCGGCGCGTACCCGGCCGGCGGCGACGGCGGCGGGCTCGGACGGATCACCGACTGGCTGGACTACGCCATCGAGCTGGGCGCCTCGGGGATCCTGCTCGGCCCGGTCTTCGCGTCCGAGACGCACGGCTACGACACGGTCGACCACTTGCGGATCGACCCCCGGCTCGGCGACGACGCCGACTTCGACGCCCTGATCGCCGCGGCGCACGACCGCGGGCTGCGGGTGCTGCTCGACGGCGTGTTCAACCACGTCGGACGGGGGCACGCCGCCTTCCAGGCGGTGCTCGCGCAGGGCGCCGACGCGCCGACCGCGCGCTGGTTCCGGGCCACCCGCCCCGACGGGGCCGGAGAGCCGCGGTACGAGACGTTCGAGGGGCACGACGCGCTGGTCGCGCTCAACCACCTCGAGCCGGCCGTCGCCGACTATGTCGCCGGCGTGATGACCCACTGGCTGCGGCGCGGAGCGGACGGCTGGCGACTGGACGCCGCGTACGCGGTCCCGGCCGAGTTCTGGGCCGGCGTGCTGCCGCGGGTCCGCGCCGAGTTCCCCGACGCGTACGTGGTGGGCGAGGTCATCCACGGCGATTACGGCGACTTCGTCGCGCGCTCCACGGTGGACTCGGTGACGCAGTACGAGCTCTGGAAGGCCGTGTGGAGCGCGCTCAACGAGGGCAACTTCTTCGAGCTCGCCTGGGCGCTGGACCGGCACAACACGTTCCTGGACACGTTCGTGCCGCAGACCTTCCTCGGCAATCACGACGTGACGCGGCTGGCCAGCAGACTCATCGACGCGCGGCACCTGCCGCACGCCCTCGCGCTGCTGCTCACTGTCGGCGGCACGCCGTCGGTGTACGCGGGCGACGAGCAGGGCTTCACCGGCGTCAAGGAGGATCGCGAGCACGGCGACGACGCGGTCCGGCCGCCGTTCCCCGCCCGCCCGGACGGCCTCGCGCCGTACGGCCGGCCGCTCTATCACCTGCACCAGGAGTTGATCGGGCTACGCCGGCGGCACCCGTGGCTGCACCGCGCCCGGACGAGCACCGTGCACCTGACCAACGAGCAGTTCGCCTACGAGGCCGCGGCGGGCGACCACCGACTGCTGGTGGCCCTGAACGCCGGCGCCGCCCCCGCCGAGCTCCCCGTGCCGTACGGGAAGAACGTCCTGCACGGCGAGGCGAAGCTGACCGAGCCCGGCACCGCCGCCGCGACGGTGGCGCTGCCCGCCGCCGGCTGGGCGGTGCTGGACAGAACACCTAGCGCTGCGGCGGCGAGAGCGCCCGGCTGA